The following proteins are co-located in the Gorilla gorilla gorilla isolate KB3781 chromosome 18, NHGRI_mGorGor1-v2.1_pri, whole genome shotgun sequence genome:
- the ATXN2L gene encoding ataxin-2-like protein isoform X25, producing MLKPQPPQQPSQPQQPPPTQQAVARRPPGGTSPPNGGLPGPLATSAAPPGPPAAASPCLGPVAAAGSGLRRGAEGILAPQPPPPQQHQERPGAAAIGSARGQSTGKGPPQSPVFEGVYNNSRMLHFLTAVVGSTCDVKVKNGTTYEGIFKTLSSKFELAVDAVHRKASEPAGGPRREDIVDTMVFKPSDVMLVHFRNVDFNYATKDKFTDSAIAMNSKVNGEHKEKVLQRWEGGDSNSDDYDLESDMSNGWDPNEMFKFNEENYGVKTTYDSSLSSYTVPLEKDNSEEFRQRELRAAQLAREIESSPQYRLRIAMENDDGRTEEEKHSAVQRQGSGRESPSLASREGKYIPLPQRVREGPRGGVRCSSSRGGRPGLSSLPPRGPHHLDNSSPGPGSEARGINGGPSRMSPKAQRPLRGAKTLSSPSNRPSGETSVPPPPAAPPFLPVGRMYPPRSPKSAAPAPISASCPEPPIGSAVPTSSASIPVTSSVSDPGVGSISPASPKISLAPTDVPGLQNEQKRFQLEELRKFGAQFKLQPSSSPENSLDPFPPRILKEEPKGKEKEVDGLLTSEPMGSPVSSKTESVSDKEDKPPLAPSGGTEGPEQPPPPCPSQTGSPPVGLIKGEDKDEGPVAEQVKKSTLNPNAKEFNPTKPLLSVNKSTSTPTSPGPRTHSTPSIPVLTAGQSGLYSPQYISYIPQIHMGPAVQAPQMYPYPVSNSVPGQQGKYRGAKGSLPPQRSDQHQPASAPPMMQAAAAAGPPLVAATPYSSYIPYNPQQFPGQPAMMQPMAHYPSQPVFAPMLQSNPRMLTSGSHPQAIVSSSTPQYPSAEQPTPQALYATVHQSYPHHATQLHAHQPQPATTPTGSQPQSQHAAPSPVQHQAGQAPHLGSGQPQQNLYHPGALTGTPPSLPPGPSAQSPQSSFPQPAAVYAIHHQQLPHGFTNMAHVTQAHVQTGITAAPPPHPGAPHPPQVMLLHPPQSHGGPPQGAVPQSGVPALSASTPSPYPYIGHPQALSDPDCLLT from the exons ATGTTGAAGCCTCAGCCGCCACAACAGCCCTCCCAGCCCCAGCAGCCGCCCCCCACGCAACAGGCCGTGGCTCGTCGGCCCCCCGGGGGCACCAGCCCTCCCAACGGCGGCCTCCCGGGGCCGCTGGCCACCTCTGCGGCTCCTCCCGGGCCTCCAGCGGCCGCCTCCCCCTGCCTGGGGCCTGTGGCCGCTGCCGGGAGCGGGCTCCGCCGGGGAGCCGAAGGCATCTtggcgccgcagccgccgccgccgcagcagCACCAGGAGAGGCCGGGGGCAGCCGCCATCGGCAGCGCCAG gGGACAGAGCACAGGAAAGGGACCCCCACAGTCACCT GTGTTTGAAGGCGTCTACAACAATTCCAGAATGCTGCATTTCCTTACAGCTGTTGTG GGCTCCACTTGTGATGTAAAGGTGAAAAATGGTACCACTTATGAGGGTATCTTCAAGACGCTAAGCTCAAAG TTTGAACTAGCCGTGGATGCTGTGCACCGGAAAGCATCTGAGCCAGCAGGTGGCCCTCGTCGGGAGGACATTGTGGACACCATGGTGTTTAAGCCAAGTGATGTCATGCTTGTTCACTTCCGAAATGTTGACTTCAACTATGCTACTAAAG ACAAATTCACCGATTCAGCCATTGCCATGAACTCGAAAGTGAATGGGGAACACAAAGAGAAGGTGCTTCAGCGCTGGGAGGGGGGTGACAGCAACAGCGACGACTATGACCTCGAGTCTGACATG tcCAATGGATGGGACCCCAATGAAATGTTCAAGTTCAATGAGGAGAACTACGGTGTGAAGACTACCTATGATAGCAGTCTTTCTTCTTATAC AGTGCCCTTAGAAAAGGACAACTCAGAAGAGTTTCGTCAGCGAGAGCTGCGTGCGGCCCAGTTGGCTCGAGAGATTGAATCAAGCCCCCAGTACCGCCTACGGATCGCCATGGAGAACGACGATGGGCGCACTGAAGAGGAGAAGCACAGTGCAGTCCAGCGGCAGGGCTCAGGGCGGGAGAGCCCCAGCTTGGCATCCAG GGAGGGGAAGTATATCCCTCTGCCTCAACGAGTCCGGGAAGGTCCCCGGGGAGGAGTTCGATGCAGCAGCTCTCGGGGCGGTCGGCCTGGCCTTAGCTCTTTGCCACCTCGTGGCCCTCACCATCTGGACAACAGCAGCCCTGGCCCAGGTTCTGAGGCCCGTGGTATCAATGGAG gcCCTTCCCGCATGTCCCCAAAGGCACAGCGGCCTCTGAGAGGTGCCAAGACTCTGTCTTCGCCCAGTAATAGGCCTTCTGGAGAAACTTCTGTTCCACCTCCTCCTGCAG CTCCCCCTTTTCTTCCAGTGGGCCGGATGTATCCCCCGCGTTCTCCCAAGTCTGCTGCCCCTGCCCCAATCTCAGCTTCCTGTCCAGAGCCTCCCATCGGCTCGGCAGTGCCAACCTCTTCAGCCTCCATCCCTGTGACCTCATCAGTCTCAGATCCTGGAGTGGGCTCCATTTCTCCAGCTTCTCCAAAGATCTCCCTGGCCCCCACAGATG TCCCTGGTCTTCAGAATGAACAGAAACGATTCCAACTGGAAGAACTGAGAAAGTTTGGGGCCCAGTTTAAG CTTCAGCCCAGTAGCTCCCCTGAGAACAGCCTGGATCCTTTTCCTCCCCGGATCTTAAAGGAGGAGcccaaaggaaaggagaaggaggttgATGGTCTGTTGACTTCAGAGCCCATGGGGTCTCCCGTCTCCTCCAAGACAGAGTCCGTATCGGATAAGGAGGACAAACCACCCCTGGCACCATCAGGAGGCACTGAGGGGCCAGAGCAGCCCCCACCACCTTGTCCAAGCCAAACTGGCAGCCCCCCGGTGGGCCTCATCAAGGGAGAAGACAAAGATGAGGGCCCTGTTGCTGA ACAAGTAAAGAAATCAACGTTGAACCCTAATGCTAAGGAGTTCAATCCTACAAAGCCTCTGCTGTCTGTG AATAAATCCACCAGTACCCCAACTTCTCCGGGGCCCCGGACTCATTCAACTCCCTCCATCCCGGTGCTGACAGCAGGCCAGAGTGGGCTATACAGCCCCCAGTACATCTCCTACATACCTCAGATCCACATGGGACCAGCTGTGCAG GCACCTCAGATGTATCCATATCCTGTATCCAATTCAGTGCCAGGGCAGCAGGGCAAGTACCGGGGAGCAAAAG gCTCCCTTCCTCCGCAGCGCTCGGACCAGCACCAGCCAGCCTCAGCCCCGCCGATGATGCAGGCCGCCGCGGCTGCTGGCCCGCCTCTGGTGGCTGCCACGCCCTATTCTTCCTACATCCCCTACAACCCTCAGCAGTTCCCAGGCCAGCCGGCCATGATGCAGCCCATGGCCCACTACCCCTCACAG CCGGTGTTTGCCCCCATGCTTCAGAGCAACCCACGCATGCTGACATCGGGCAGCCATCCCCAGGCCATCGTGTCATCCTCTACCCCTCAGTACCCTTCTGCAGAGCAGCCTACCCCCCAAGCCCTTTATG CCACTGTTCACCAGTCCTACCCACACCATGCCACACAGCTCCATGCCCACCAGCCGCAGCCGGCTACCACGCCTACTGGAAGCCAGCCGCAGTCCCAGCATGCGGCCCCCAGTCCTGTCCAG CATCAGGCGGGGCAGGCCCCACACTTGGGCAGTGGACAGCCACAGCAGAATCTGTACCACCCAGGGGCCCTGACAGGCACGCCACCCTCTCTGCCACCGGGACCTTCTGCCCAGTCCCCTCAGAGCAGCTTCCCCCAGCCAGCCGCTGTGTATGCCATCCACCACCAGCAGCTGCCCCACGGCTTCACCAACATGGCCCATGTTACCCAG GCCCATGTCCAAACTGGAATCACAGCAGCCCCGCCCCCTCACCCTGGGGCTCCCCACCCgccccaggtgatgctgctgcaCCCACCCCAGAGTCATGGGGGGCCCCCCCAAGGCGCGGTGCCCCAGAGTGGGGTGCCTGCACTCTCAGCTTCCACACCCTCACCCTACCCCTACATCGGACACCCCCAAG CTCTCAGTGACCCCGACTGTCTCCTGACTTAG
- the ATXN2L gene encoding ataxin-2-like protein isoform X3 produces MLKPQPPQQPSQPQQPPPTQQAVARRPPGGTSPPNGGLPGPLATSAAPPGPPAAASPCLGPVAAAGSGLRRGAEGILAPQPPPPQQHQERPGAAAIGSARGQSTGKGPPQSPVFEGVYNNSRMLHFLTAVVGSTCDVKVKNGTTYEGIFKTLSSKFELAVDAVHRKASEPAGGPRREDIVDTMVFKPSDVMLVHFRNVDFNYATKDKFTDSAIAMNSKVNGEHKEKVLQRWEGGDSNSDDYDLESDMSNGWDPNEMFKFNEENYGVKTTYDSSLSSYTVPLEKDNSEEFRQRELRAAQLAREIESSPQYRLRIAMENDDGRTEEEKHSAVQRQGSGRESPSLASREGKYIPLPQRVREGPRGGVRCSSSRGGRPGLSSLPPRGPHHLDNSSPGPGSEARGINGGPSRMSPKAQRPLRGAKTLSSPSNRPSGETSVPPPPAAPPFLPVGRMYPPRSPKSAAPAPISASCPEPPIGSAVPTSSASIPVTSSVSDPGVGSISPASPKISLAPTDVKELSTKESGRTLEPQELARIAGKVPGLQNEQKRFQLEELRKFGAQFKLQPSSSPENSLDPFPPRILKEEPKGKEKEVDGLLTSEPMGSPVSSKTESVSDKEDKPPLAPSGGTEGPEQPPPPCPSQTGSPPVGLIKGEDKDEGPVAEQVKKSTLNPNAKEFNPTKPLLSVNKSTSTPTSPGPRTHSTPSIPVLTAGQSGLYSPQYISYIPQIHMGPAVQAPQMYPYPVSNSVPGQQGKYRGAKGSLPPQRSDQHQPASAPPMMQAAAAAGPPLVAATPYSSYIPYNPQQFPGQPAMMQPMAHYPSQPVFAPMLQSNPRMLTSGSHPQAIVSSSTPQYPSAEQPTPQALYATVHQSYPHHATQLHAHQPQPATTPTGSQPQSQHAAPSPVQHQAGQAPHLGSGQPQQNLYHPGALTGTPPSLPPGPSAQSPQSSFPQPAAVYAIHHQQLPHGFTNMAHVTQAHVQTGITAAPPPHPGAPHPPQVMLLHPPQSHGGPPQGAVPQSGVPALSASTPSPYPYIGHPQVCRVGRSHSRRRQGLAPGSVLCFPPSSLSCDPAAPLPTASPALSDPDCLLT; encoded by the exons ATGTTGAAGCCTCAGCCGCCACAACAGCCCTCCCAGCCCCAGCAGCCGCCCCCCACGCAACAGGCCGTGGCTCGTCGGCCCCCCGGGGGCACCAGCCCTCCCAACGGCGGCCTCCCGGGGCCGCTGGCCACCTCTGCGGCTCCTCCCGGGCCTCCAGCGGCCGCCTCCCCCTGCCTGGGGCCTGTGGCCGCTGCCGGGAGCGGGCTCCGCCGGGGAGCCGAAGGCATCTtggcgccgcagccgccgccgccgcagcagCACCAGGAGAGGCCGGGGGCAGCCGCCATCGGCAGCGCCAG gGGACAGAGCACAGGAAAGGGACCCCCACAGTCACCT GTGTTTGAAGGCGTCTACAACAATTCCAGAATGCTGCATTTCCTTACAGCTGTTGTG GGCTCCACTTGTGATGTAAAGGTGAAAAATGGTACCACTTATGAGGGTATCTTCAAGACGCTAAGCTCAAAG TTTGAACTAGCCGTGGATGCTGTGCACCGGAAAGCATCTGAGCCAGCAGGTGGCCCTCGTCGGGAGGACATTGTGGACACCATGGTGTTTAAGCCAAGTGATGTCATGCTTGTTCACTTCCGAAATGTTGACTTCAACTATGCTACTAAAG ACAAATTCACCGATTCAGCCATTGCCATGAACTCGAAAGTGAATGGGGAACACAAAGAGAAGGTGCTTCAGCGCTGGGAGGGGGGTGACAGCAACAGCGACGACTATGACCTCGAGTCTGACATG tcCAATGGATGGGACCCCAATGAAATGTTCAAGTTCAATGAGGAGAACTACGGTGTGAAGACTACCTATGATAGCAGTCTTTCTTCTTATAC AGTGCCCTTAGAAAAGGACAACTCAGAAGAGTTTCGTCAGCGAGAGCTGCGTGCGGCCCAGTTGGCTCGAGAGATTGAATCAAGCCCCCAGTACCGCCTACGGATCGCCATGGAGAACGACGATGGGCGCACTGAAGAGGAGAAGCACAGTGCAGTCCAGCGGCAGGGCTCAGGGCGGGAGAGCCCCAGCTTGGCATCCAG GGAGGGGAAGTATATCCCTCTGCCTCAACGAGTCCGGGAAGGTCCCCGGGGAGGAGTTCGATGCAGCAGCTCTCGGGGCGGTCGGCCTGGCCTTAGCTCTTTGCCACCTCGTGGCCCTCACCATCTGGACAACAGCAGCCCTGGCCCAGGTTCTGAGGCCCGTGGTATCAATGGAG gcCCTTCCCGCATGTCCCCAAAGGCACAGCGGCCTCTGAGAGGTGCCAAGACTCTGTCTTCGCCCAGTAATAGGCCTTCTGGAGAAACTTCTGTTCCACCTCCTCCTGCAG CTCCCCCTTTTCTTCCAGTGGGCCGGATGTATCCCCCGCGTTCTCCCAAGTCTGCTGCCCCTGCCCCAATCTCAGCTTCCTGTCCAGAGCCTCCCATCGGCTCGGCAGTGCCAACCTCTTCAGCCTCCATCCCTGTGACCTCATCAGTCTCAGATCCTGGAGTGGGCTCCATTTCTCCAGCTTCTCCAAAGATCTCCCTGGCCCCCACAGATG TAAAAGAACTCTCTACCAAGGAATCTGGGAGAACTCTGGAGCCCCAGGAGCTGGCTCGGATAGCTGGGAAAG TCCCTGGTCTTCAGAATGAACAGAAACGATTCCAACTGGAAGAACTGAGAAAGTTTGGGGCCCAGTTTAAG CTTCAGCCCAGTAGCTCCCCTGAGAACAGCCTGGATCCTTTTCCTCCCCGGATCTTAAAGGAGGAGcccaaaggaaaggagaaggaggttgATGGTCTGTTGACTTCAGAGCCCATGGGGTCTCCCGTCTCCTCCAAGACAGAGTCCGTATCGGATAAGGAGGACAAACCACCCCTGGCACCATCAGGAGGCACTGAGGGGCCAGAGCAGCCCCCACCACCTTGTCCAAGCCAAACTGGCAGCCCCCCGGTGGGCCTCATCAAGGGAGAAGACAAAGATGAGGGCCCTGTTGCTGA ACAAGTAAAGAAATCAACGTTGAACCCTAATGCTAAGGAGTTCAATCCTACAAAGCCTCTGCTGTCTGTG AATAAATCCACCAGTACCCCAACTTCTCCGGGGCCCCGGACTCATTCAACTCCCTCCATCCCGGTGCTGACAGCAGGCCAGAGTGGGCTATACAGCCCCCAGTACATCTCCTACATACCTCAGATCCACATGGGACCAGCTGTGCAG GCACCTCAGATGTATCCATATCCTGTATCCAATTCAGTGCCAGGGCAGCAGGGCAAGTACCGGGGAGCAAAAG gCTCCCTTCCTCCGCAGCGCTCGGACCAGCACCAGCCAGCCTCAGCCCCGCCGATGATGCAGGCCGCCGCGGCTGCTGGCCCGCCTCTGGTGGCTGCCACGCCCTATTCTTCCTACATCCCCTACAACCCTCAGCAGTTCCCAGGCCAGCCGGCCATGATGCAGCCCATGGCCCACTACCCCTCACAG CCGGTGTTTGCCCCCATGCTTCAGAGCAACCCACGCATGCTGACATCGGGCAGCCATCCCCAGGCCATCGTGTCATCCTCTACCCCTCAGTACCCTTCTGCAGAGCAGCCTACCCCCCAAGCCCTTTATG CCACTGTTCACCAGTCCTACCCACACCATGCCACACAGCTCCATGCCCACCAGCCGCAGCCGGCTACCACGCCTACTGGAAGCCAGCCGCAGTCCCAGCATGCGGCCCCCAGTCCTGTCCAG CATCAGGCGGGGCAGGCCCCACACTTGGGCAGTGGACAGCCACAGCAGAATCTGTACCACCCAGGGGCCCTGACAGGCACGCCACCCTCTCTGCCACCGGGACCTTCTGCCCAGTCCCCTCAGAGCAGCTTCCCCCAGCCAGCCGCTGTGTATGCCATCCACCACCAGCAGCTGCCCCACGGCTTCACCAACATGGCCCATGTTACCCAG GCCCATGTCCAAACTGGAATCACAGCAGCCCCGCCCCCTCACCCTGGGGCTCCCCACCCgccccaggtgatgctgctgcaCCCACCCCAGAGTCATGGGGGGCCCCCCCAAGGCGCGGTGCCCCAGAGTGGGGTGCCTGCACTCTCAGCTTCCACACCCTCACCCTACCCCTACATCGGACACCCCCAAG TATGTAGGGTGGGCAGAAGCCACAGTCGCCGCCGCCAGGGGCTTGCTCCTGGCTCTGTCCTTTGCTTCCCTCCGTCCTCGCTCAGTTGTGATCCAGCAGCCCCCCTCCCCACTGCCTCCCCAGCTCTCAGTGACCCCGACTGTCTCCTGACTTAG
- the ATXN2L gene encoding ataxin-2-like protein isoform X13, which produces MLKPQPPQQPSQPQQPPPTQQAVARRPPGGTSPPNGGLPGPLATSAAPPGPPAAASPCLGPVAAAGSGLRRGAEGILAPQPPPPQQHQERPGAAAIGSARGQSTGKGPPQSPVFEGVYNNSRMLHFLTAVVGSTCDVKVKNGTTYEGIFKTLSSKFELAVDAVHRKASEPAGGPRREDIVDTMVFKPSDVMLVHFRNVDFNYATKDKFTDSAIAMNSKVNGEHKEKVLQRWEGGDSNSDDYDLESDMSNGWDPNEMFKFNEENYGVKTTYDSSLSSYTVPLEKDNSEEFRQRELRAAQLAREIESSPQYRLRIAMENDDGRTEEEKHSAVQRQGSGRESPSLASREGKYIPLPQRVREGPRGGVRCSSSRGGRPGLSSLPPRGPHHLDNSSPGPGSEARGINGGPSRMSPKAQRPLRGAKTLSSPSNRPSGETSVPPPPAVGRMYPPRSPKSAAPAPISASCPEPPIGSAVPTSSASIPVTSSVSDPGVGSISPASPKISLAPTDVPGLQNEQKRFQLEELRKFGAQFKLQPSSSPENSLDPFPPRILKEEPKGKEKEVDGLLTSEPMGSPVSSKTESVSDKEDKPPLAPSGGTEGPEQPPPPCPSQTGSPPVGLIKGEDKDEGPVAEQVKKSTLNPNAKEFNPTKPLLSVNKSTSTPTSPGPRTHSTPSIPVLTAGQSGLYSPQYISYIPQIHMGPAVQAPQMYPYPVSNSVPGQQGKYRGAKGSLPPQRSDQHQPASAPPMMQAAAAAGPPLVAATPYSSYIPYNPQQFPGQPAMMQPMAHYPSQPVFAPMLQSNPRMLTSGSHPQAIVSSSTPQYPSAEQPTPQALYATVHQSYPHHATQLHAHQPQPATTPTGSQPQSQHAAPSPVQHQAGQAPHLGSGQPQQNLYHPGALTGTPPSLPPGPSAQSPQSSFPQPAAVYAIHHQQLPHGFTNMAHVTQAHVQTGITAAPPPHPGAPHPPQVMLLHPPQSHGGPPQGAVPQSGVPALSASTPSPYPYIGHPQVCRVGRSHSRRRQGLAPGSVLCFPPSSLSCDPAAPLPTASPALSDPDCLLT; this is translated from the exons ATGTTGAAGCCTCAGCCGCCACAACAGCCCTCCCAGCCCCAGCAGCCGCCCCCCACGCAACAGGCCGTGGCTCGTCGGCCCCCCGGGGGCACCAGCCCTCCCAACGGCGGCCTCCCGGGGCCGCTGGCCACCTCTGCGGCTCCTCCCGGGCCTCCAGCGGCCGCCTCCCCCTGCCTGGGGCCTGTGGCCGCTGCCGGGAGCGGGCTCCGCCGGGGAGCCGAAGGCATCTtggcgccgcagccgccgccgccgcagcagCACCAGGAGAGGCCGGGGGCAGCCGCCATCGGCAGCGCCAG gGGACAGAGCACAGGAAAGGGACCCCCACAGTCACCT GTGTTTGAAGGCGTCTACAACAATTCCAGAATGCTGCATTTCCTTACAGCTGTTGTG GGCTCCACTTGTGATGTAAAGGTGAAAAATGGTACCACTTATGAGGGTATCTTCAAGACGCTAAGCTCAAAG TTTGAACTAGCCGTGGATGCTGTGCACCGGAAAGCATCTGAGCCAGCAGGTGGCCCTCGTCGGGAGGACATTGTGGACACCATGGTGTTTAAGCCAAGTGATGTCATGCTTGTTCACTTCCGAAATGTTGACTTCAACTATGCTACTAAAG ACAAATTCACCGATTCAGCCATTGCCATGAACTCGAAAGTGAATGGGGAACACAAAGAGAAGGTGCTTCAGCGCTGGGAGGGGGGTGACAGCAACAGCGACGACTATGACCTCGAGTCTGACATG tcCAATGGATGGGACCCCAATGAAATGTTCAAGTTCAATGAGGAGAACTACGGTGTGAAGACTACCTATGATAGCAGTCTTTCTTCTTATAC AGTGCCCTTAGAAAAGGACAACTCAGAAGAGTTTCGTCAGCGAGAGCTGCGTGCGGCCCAGTTGGCTCGAGAGATTGAATCAAGCCCCCAGTACCGCCTACGGATCGCCATGGAGAACGACGATGGGCGCACTGAAGAGGAGAAGCACAGTGCAGTCCAGCGGCAGGGCTCAGGGCGGGAGAGCCCCAGCTTGGCATCCAG GGAGGGGAAGTATATCCCTCTGCCTCAACGAGTCCGGGAAGGTCCCCGGGGAGGAGTTCGATGCAGCAGCTCTCGGGGCGGTCGGCCTGGCCTTAGCTCTTTGCCACCTCGTGGCCCTCACCATCTGGACAACAGCAGCCCTGGCCCAGGTTCTGAGGCCCGTGGTATCAATGGAG gcCCTTCCCGCATGTCCCCAAAGGCACAGCGGCCTCTGAGAGGTGCCAAGACTCTGTCTTCGCCCAGTAATAGGCCTTCTGGAGAAACTTCTGTTCCACCTCCTCCTGCAG TGGGCCGGATGTATCCCCCGCGTTCTCCCAAGTCTGCTGCCCCTGCCCCAATCTCAGCTTCCTGTCCAGAGCCTCCCATCGGCTCGGCAGTGCCAACCTCTTCAGCCTCCATCCCTGTGACCTCATCAGTCTCAGATCCTGGAGTGGGCTCCATTTCTCCAGCTTCTCCAAAGATCTCCCTGGCCCCCACAGATG TCCCTGGTCTTCAGAATGAACAGAAACGATTCCAACTGGAAGAACTGAGAAAGTTTGGGGCCCAGTTTAAG CTTCAGCCCAGTAGCTCCCCTGAGAACAGCCTGGATCCTTTTCCTCCCCGGATCTTAAAGGAGGAGcccaaaggaaaggagaaggaggttgATGGTCTGTTGACTTCAGAGCCCATGGGGTCTCCCGTCTCCTCCAAGACAGAGTCCGTATCGGATAAGGAGGACAAACCACCCCTGGCACCATCAGGAGGCACTGAGGGGCCAGAGCAGCCCCCACCACCTTGTCCAAGCCAAACTGGCAGCCCCCCGGTGGGCCTCATCAAGGGAGAAGACAAAGATGAGGGCCCTGTTGCTGA ACAAGTAAAGAAATCAACGTTGAACCCTAATGCTAAGGAGTTCAATCCTACAAAGCCTCTGCTGTCTGTG AATAAATCCACCAGTACCCCAACTTCTCCGGGGCCCCGGACTCATTCAACTCCCTCCATCCCGGTGCTGACAGCAGGCCAGAGTGGGCTATACAGCCCCCAGTACATCTCCTACATACCTCAGATCCACATGGGACCAGCTGTGCAG GCACCTCAGATGTATCCATATCCTGTATCCAATTCAGTGCCAGGGCAGCAGGGCAAGTACCGGGGAGCAAAAG gCTCCCTTCCTCCGCAGCGCTCGGACCAGCACCAGCCAGCCTCAGCCCCGCCGATGATGCAGGCCGCCGCGGCTGCTGGCCCGCCTCTGGTGGCTGCCACGCCCTATTCTTCCTACATCCCCTACAACCCTCAGCAGTTCCCAGGCCAGCCGGCCATGATGCAGCCCATGGCCCACTACCCCTCACAG CCGGTGTTTGCCCCCATGCTTCAGAGCAACCCACGCATGCTGACATCGGGCAGCCATCCCCAGGCCATCGTGTCATCCTCTACCCCTCAGTACCCTTCTGCAGAGCAGCCTACCCCCCAAGCCCTTTATG CCACTGTTCACCAGTCCTACCCACACCATGCCACACAGCTCCATGCCCACCAGCCGCAGCCGGCTACCACGCCTACTGGAAGCCAGCCGCAGTCCCAGCATGCGGCCCCCAGTCCTGTCCAG CATCAGGCGGGGCAGGCCCCACACTTGGGCAGTGGACAGCCACAGCAGAATCTGTACCACCCAGGGGCCCTGACAGGCACGCCACCCTCTCTGCCACCGGGACCTTCTGCCCAGTCCCCTCAGAGCAGCTTCCCCCAGCCAGCCGCTGTGTATGCCATCCACCACCAGCAGCTGCCCCACGGCTTCACCAACATGGCCCATGTTACCCAG GCCCATGTCCAAACTGGAATCACAGCAGCCCCGCCCCCTCACCCTGGGGCTCCCCACCCgccccaggtgatgctgctgcaCCCACCCCAGAGTCATGGGGGGCCCCCCCAAGGCGCGGTGCCCCAGAGTGGGGTGCCTGCACTCTCAGCTTCCACACCCTCACCCTACCCCTACATCGGACACCCCCAAG TATGTAGGGTGGGCAGAAGCCACAGTCGCCGCCGCCAGGGGCTTGCTCCTGGCTCTGTCCTTTGCTTCCCTCCGTCCTCGCTCAGTTGTGATCCAGCAGCCCCCCTCCCCACTGCCTCCCCAGCTCTCAGTGACCCCGACTGTCTCCTGACTTAG